The Naumovozyma castellii chromosome 4, complete genome genome contains a region encoding:
- the ECM5 gene encoding Ecm5p (ancestral locus Anc_6.247), protein MQVDRDSVTKISFLLNTAEEAGLQQQQIESPTPNESTTDESSTPLIPESTPSADGTVPMPNTSRFQSHQEANSYYPYIYTQPKSRNATPFEAIQMEVRQLATKVDEDPPVRVFHAKSKLFYNLRDESVPEFLVAKKNLPDPITFYEAVRDLGEIYGCIKLKIADDESPHLVKPNSPLEWNLDQVYFKTRKQYLNSLEIEDLRSLQFYSRLYHFYELKNLTFAKIPSIDKRYLDIYKLWNCVQIRGGFDAVCLKKLWAQIGRELGYFGRIMSSLSTSLRSAYIKILLDFDKYEESKAQTNDNADEESSITLVDNSQLEPTELNSNKRPNQSQSGNENPTLKRTKMNNQSLEGAFRIYASERNFDRIRDIKISKYLPTHTNITENSDISEHSSLSFWHNGIEAYDKSPAEKMSSPIYNLRQYYEKSQILLNNIKSKYSSKFPNVLSTQTKVMQDDFESLLLHILRDPTSNIELNTALDLPSTIYPAETKFKLNIQEYNNPWRLENIPLSEDSLLRYLDLDLGCNTRTKFDIGMFLSVAGWSVTDNFLPSIDYHHMGSSKLWYVVSPKDLEKLEALMKNVDTEIEKTQTQMLASISLNDNFKESEFFIAYDMTKQTNFSIQTSADFRKDLSLTKENNFEQPSKPASLFTTAFLKKNGIEVRTVSQDSGSYIFTYPKTYTSYIGAGVYLSQHATFAPKSWLKHFLEGTVWLARNSILPSFQKHIYLTKLYMSVYDDKEEENELRANLENVLLPLMKEELQNRTFFRELYNDIPEVDNRFDFISDQSLESTGFSKIVFDYNGIRRTLSLTEFLSLADPNTNNTAEINGVKLSDVLFHKYYSDECLEGILNHQNKELIQANSQLFLSQDDAENQWNYLINHQYKDGLVPLSIVQYMFAKVGKSTKIYKMLRKVIESVECLRIECDELCHSYERMARTIVPNDLEFSNKLHISELQLPLCTFDVNKLNKLTVSLKKCSIYFPELSSILAISRKIVVFQYQVRKILEAPSVELLREAYLACFTIPLEEDYVRAVIAQLYRMQWLQIYENVFGWASKQEENRNSNTYSIQSLESFLGFGLKYCSNFEVQKLRIVKSKITEVKKVNARVLKLIKGKKPDSKIMLKDLYDVMKTINTNTFPVDELNIELIKKILGKLDEVKHNIDPLWNKLSINENFVENLLPLIRDNSMDVFPFLKRFNGSEQDERLVYADVKEHYAMREELKASKFWSNDLFRHLSRTKLEKLADVVTRTLDLTSENYIPLEECPEKQRVYCFCRGGDIGTMIQCELCQEWYHTACINGGKWNVPDDPETIFICSLCNSENPSYLYRQEAFNFGDMKRLILASIGLKISPGKRLLKNLFLIFVYALKFRNELQKLFIDGHVNQQLSTHEVKYYLRKALGSGCSFLDLTGPLQRYCYPKDQIAYQQLRSTKTIVTGYAENDVPNDNTERSTPTAVDPSQHVEEMS, encoded by the coding sequence ATGCAAGTTGATCGTGATTCAGTGACTAAAATATCCTTTCTCCTGAATACAGCTGAAGAAGCAGGacttcaacaacaacaaatagAAAGTCCTACACCCAATGAATCCACGACAGATGAATCAAGTACACCACTGATCCCAGAATCTACCCCTTCAGCTGATGGAACAGTTCCAATGCCCAATACAAGTAGATTTCAATCTCATCAAGAGGCAAACTCATATTATCCATACATTTACACACAACCGAAGTCCAGGAATGCCACACCTTTTGAAGCTATTCAAATGGAAGTGAGACAACTAGCTACGAAAGTTGATGAGGATCCACCTGTTAGAGTTTTCCATGCAAAATCTAAGCTTTTCTATAATTTAAGAGACGAATCTGTTCCTGAGTTTCTGGTAGCAAAGAAAAACCTTCCCGATCCTATTACCTTCTATGAAGCTGTAAGAGATCTTGGTGAAATATACGGATGTATTAAACTGAAGATTGCTGATGATGAGTCTCCACATCTAGTGAAACCTAATAGTCCCTTGGAATGGAATTTGGACCAAGTTTATTTTAAAACTAGAAAACAATATCTAAATTCCCTGGAGATAGAGGATTTACGTTCTTTACAATTTTATTCGAGATTATATCACTTTtatgaattgaagaatttgacGTTTGCTAAGATCCCAAGTATTGacaaaagatatttggaTATATACAAGTTATGGAACTGTGTTCAAATAAGAGGCGGTTTTGATGCCGTCTGTCTGAAGAAACTTTGGGCTCAAATTGGCAGAGAATTGGGCtactttggaagaattatGAGCTCCTTATCGACTTCCTTGAGGTCTGCTTATATAAAGATATTACTGGATTTTGATAAATACGAAGAATCAAAAGCACAAACAAATGACAATgctgatgaagaaagttcAATAACATTAGTGGACAACAGTCAATTAGAACCCACAGAACTGAATTCTAATAAGAGACCTAATCAATCTCAGAGTGGTAATGAAAACCCAACTTTGAAACGAACTAAAATGAATAACCAATCCTTAGAGGGCGCTTTTAGAATATATGCGTCAGAGAGAAACTTTGACAGGATACGAGACATTAAGATCTCAAAATATCTGCCAACTCATACAAATATAACCGAGAATTCAGATATTTCAGAACATAGTAGCTTGTCTTTTTGGCATAACGGAATTGAAGCTTATGATAAGAGCCCAGCAGAGAAGATGAGTTCCCCAATTTATAATCTAAGACAGTATTATGAAAAGAGCCAGATTTTActgaataatattaaaagcAAATACAGCTCAAAATTTCCTAATGTTCTGTCTACACAAACGAAAGTTATGCAGGATGATTTTGAGAGTTTACTTTTGCATATCTTAAGAGATCCAACATctaatattgaattaaacACTGCGTTAGATCTTCCATCGACAATTTATCCTGCTGAGACtaaatttaaattgaatatacAGGAATACAATAATCCTTGGAGGCTAGAAAACATTCCCCTATCGGAAGACTCTCTTTTAAGGTATCTGGATCTTGACTTGGGTTGTAATACAAGAAccaaatttgatattggTATGTTTCTTTCAGTGGCAGGTTGGTCAGTTACAGATAATTTCTTACCCTCAATTGATTACCATCACATGGGGTCATCAAAGCTATGGTACGTTGTTTCTCCGAAGGATCTAGAAAAGTTGGAAgctttaatgaaaaatgttgATACTGAAATAGAAAAGACTCAAACACAAATGCTAGCTTCGATATCGTTAAATGACAATTTCAAGGAATCTGAATTTTTTATTGCATATGATATGACAAAGCAAACCAATTTTTCCATCCAGACTTCGGCTGATTTCAGAAAAGATTTATCTTTAACCAAGgagaataattttgaacaaCCTTCAAAACCAGCTTCACTTTTTACAACTGCttttttaaagaagaatggaATAGAGGTACGTACCGTCAGCCAGGACTCTGGATCATACATATTCACATACCCTAAAACGTATACTTCCTACATTGGTGCCGGTGTTTATTTATCGCAGCATGCGACGTTTGCTCCAAAATCATGGTTAAAGCATTTCTTGGAAGGAACAGTATGGCTAGCAAGAAATAGTATTTTACCTAGTTTCCAGAAACACATTTATTTAACGAAGCTTTATATGTCAGTCTATGATGATAAAGAGGAGGAAAATGAACTACGAgcaaatttggaaaatgtaTTACTtccattaatgaaagaagaaCTCCAAAATCGAACTTTTTTTAGGGAATTATATAACGATATTCCTGAAGTTGACAATAGGTTTGATTTCATCTCGGACCAGTCTTTAGAATCTACTggattttccaaaattgtCTTTGATTATAATGGAATTAGAAGAACACTTTCTTTGACAGAATTTTTAAGTCTCGCCGATCCAAATACGAATAATACCGCAGAAATAAATGGAGTGAAGTTATCCGATGTTCTCTTTCATAAATATTACAGCGACGAATGCTTGGAGGGTATtctaaatcatcaaaataaGGAACTTATACAGGCAAACTCCCAACTATTTTTGTCTCAGGATGATGCTGAGAATCAATGGAATTATCTAATTAACCACCAGTACAAGGATGGGTTGGTTCCTTTAAGTATCGTCCAATATATGTTTGCAAAAGTTGGAAAATCTACcaaaatttacaaaatgtTAAGGAAGGTCATCGAGTCAGTTGAGTGTTTACGAATCGAATGTGATGAATTATGTCACTCATACGAACGCATGGCACGGACAATTGTCCcaaatgatttggaatttagCAATAAATTGCATATTAGTGAGTTACAACTTCCTCTTTGTACGTTTGATGTAAATAAACTAAACAAACTGACAGTGAGTTTAAAGAAATGTtctatttattttcctGAGCTATCCAGCATTTTAGCGATCTCAAGGAAAATTGTTGTATTTCAGTATCAAGTCAGAAAAATACTAGAAGCACCTAGTGTTGAGCTATTGCGTGAGGCATACCTTGCTTGCTTTACAATCCcacttgaagaagattatgTTAGAGCAGTTATTGCACAACTTTATAGAATGCAATGGCTACAGATCTATGAGAATGTTTTCGGTTGGGCTTCtaaacaagaagaaaatcgCAATTCCAATACATATTCAATACAATCACTAGAATCATTCTTGGGTTTTGGACTAAAATATTGCTCCAATTTCGAAGTTCAAAAACTGCGGATAGTTAAATCAAAGATAACAGAAGTTAAAAAAGTAAATGCAAGAGTCCTCAAATTGATAAAGGGTAAAAAGCCAGATTCCAAAATTATGCTCAAAGATTTATATGATGTCATGAAGACAATCAATACCAACACTTTCCCGGTAGATGAGCTAAATATAGAACtaataaagaagattttaGGTAAACTTGACGAAGTTAAACACAACATTGACCCGTTATGGAACAAACTTTCTATTAATGAAAACTTTGTGGAGAATTTGTTGCCACTTATCAGAGACAATTCAATGGATGTATTCCcctttttgaaaagatttaatGGATCAGAACAAGATGAGAGATTAGTATACGCCGATGTTAAAGAGCATTATGCTATGAGAGAAGAACTTAAAGcttcaaaattttggaGCAATGATTTGTTTAGGCATCTTAGTCGAACAAAGCTAGAGAAATTAGCAGATGTGGTCACTAGGACTTTAGATCTTACCTCAGAGAATTATATCCCTCTTGAAGAATGTCCAGAGAAACAAAGAGTATATTGCTTTTGTCGTGGAGGGGATATTGGGACTATGATACAGTGTGAACTATGTCAGGAATGGTATCATACAGCTTGTATTAATGGTGGAAAATGGAATGTTCCCGATGATCCGGAAACAATATTTATCTGTTCACTTTGCAATAGTGAAAATCCTTCGTATCTTTATAGGCAGGAGGCATTTAACTTTGGTGACATGAAGAGGCTGATTCTGGCGTCAATAGGTTTGAAGATAAGCCCTGGGAAACGgcttttgaaaaatctgtTCCTAATATTCGTATATGCTCTGAAATTTAGAAATGAGCTTCAAAAACTATTTATTGATGGACATGTTAATCAACAGTTATCAACTCACGAAGTGAAATACTATTTGAGGAAAGCTTTAGGATCTGGGTGTAGTTTCCTAGACCTTACTGGTCCATTACAAAGATATTGCTACCCTAAGGATCAAATAGCATACCAGCAATTGCGCAGTACTAAAACAATTGTTACTGGCTATGCTGAAAATGATGTCCCAAACGACAACACCGAAAGGTCGACTCCAACAGCAGTCGACCCCAGCCAGCACGTTGAAGAAATGAGCTGA